The Cryptomeria japonica chromosome 9, Sugi_1.0, whole genome shotgun sequence DNA segment ATTTGAATCCATTTCTGTGAGTAGTGGGTTGTTTTGCGAAATTGAAACTGACTCAATAAAATTATTTCTTGTAATACTCTCTGGTGTGCCACTTTGATGTCTTCTTCCAGGTTCTTCAGATGGGGCAGATGTAGTATGCTCTAAAGCTCTTGATTGCATCCAACTTGAACTTTCAAAAACATCTATAAAGGAATCACCAACTTCTGTTGCAGCATTCTCACCATGGTCTGGAATTTGAAATGTGTCATTCTGTACTCGCATTGCTGAATTAGTCATGCCAGAAGGCACTTTGGTGTTAGAGCTCATTGCAGGGTTATCTATCTCTAGTTTCCTAACACTCATTTGACGTATTAACCTTATCTCTGATTGTTTTGAGCAAGCATCAGAAGATTGTGAAGTTGAGGCATTCTCCTCGCACCTTATGCTCTTCAAATCATTTAGAGATCGTCTGAGACGCAAACCCTCCTCCCGCAGATCAGCAGTATTCACAACTTTTGAATGCACAACCGGCCACTTGCAACTGTTTGCCCTGCTCAAACAATTCATTGAAACTGAAGACACACGTGAAAGTTCCCCCTTACTCTCCAAAGAAACTTTTCCATGTGTGTCCTGCAAGTGTATACCTGTGATACATCGAAGATCATCTCTAATCCCAGCTTTTTTAGTTCCCTCCTCCCCTATTAATTTAGACACACTCTCCTGCTGCTTAGCCTCTGTAAAGTTATTTGGaaaaatttgattttcaatctttCCAACAGATTCAATAAGGTTGCTCTCTTCCAGGTATCTTGGTTCAATATTCTCGGCTTGTTTTGATGGAAATGGACCAATTTCAGCATCTTGTTTTTCAGCAGATTTAGGAATAGATGACTCTTGCCCAGAGGTACAGTTAAATTTCTGCACAGTACCAGTGTCTAAATCACTTAGCAGAGAAGCCTGAAGATATCTCCGGGTGCCATTGTTATCTCTTTTGAGGATAGAATTCTTTCCTGGAACATCCACTTGAATATCCACAAATGTGCCATCTGCAGAGTCATCAACAATATTTCGGGCAAATTCGTTTCTATGAGAATCTGATTCACCGACCTTAGCATTAACCATGCCAGCCACATGATCATTGAGTATAGTAGAGCCAATAGCATCATTGTGATTGCAATCAGATAAACCATTATTTATGACATTGGGTAGGCTCTTCACCTTCATATCCACAACCACCTTTCCATTTTTCCAATAATCCAAGTCACTTGACTTCATTTCAGAAAAGCTATAATCCTTGTGTGCATCAAGGTGGATGTCTGTGGTGACAGAGATACTCCCAGTGACATCATGGTCAGGACCATCCTCTTGCTGCCCATCAATACCTGGGGAGCGAGTCTTGGAATCTGTATGTTTTACTTCTATCTTATCAACAACTAATACATCCTCTTGAACATGGGGAAATGAACTTTTTTCCCATTCACTTCCTGCATCATCTTGATCATGCTCACTTCCTTCAATGTCAGGCATGACACTTGCACCATGCTCAGAGCTCGCATTACTGCTTGTGGTCATTGAAGAGTTCATGGAATATGTCCTGCGTTGTATGCTACTTGCTTTGTTGGCATAAAATGATGTAGCTGGTGCACTAGACAGTAAGGGCCTGAACATACTTTGAGAATTTCGACGAACATCCTGCAAATAGgcataaattaaaaccaaaaaaaaaaagagcagCTGCATTGCATCTCTTAATATTTATTGCCTACTATAACTAGCCAAGGACATGAATCATATATTCCTTTACTAGTGTGGCAGCAAAAAGTGGACTTTTACCCAAAAGCTAAAGTCTTTGGTATGTGGAAAAAAGGAGTTAGAAAAACAGTTTTGCTTCCACTTTATAAAACTGTTTTTAGTCTATGCAGAAGAAAATTATTTATCAGACAAAAGTCTATGTTAATAGCAAAATATGCATAATGATGATTCTGTGTGTATGGCAGCGAAGTATGAAATGACCAAAATGGTTTTGGAGCCAAATACACAAATTATCACACAAGGTGATAGATCAGAATATATGGAGGGTTATATAGATCAGAGAATAATGAAAAAACTTCCTATGCAAGTGCATGCAATATTaacatttattgaaaataaccattgcCTGGAATACACAATTGTTAAGCCTGGGATTCCACTGTTACCAGCATTAAGGAACTTATGTCCAAATGCTTAAAATTATGTGAAGCAGGTGGAAATACCCACTACACATCATTACATCAGCCATTATTAAGTCTTTCTATAACAACAATTTTTTATGATATCAAAATCTTTGTAAGTTGTAAATAACATCTCAGAATTTCAGTTTATGCAATACAACAAAGAAGTACAATGCAAATTCGTCAGAGGACCAGAAGTAAGAAATAGTAAATGCACTtaacttcaaaacataaaatatAGGTATGCAGTCAAGACCAGGTAGCCTGCAAGATCACTAAAAGCTTAAAAACTCATCACTGTAGAATATAATACATACTGTTTGGCGCCCTGCAGAATCAAAGGATCTCTTTGGTGCAGAGCTCATTGAGATGTTAGCCATTGCTGTTGATCTTGTGGATCGATTGGAGAATGACTGAATTTTGCTGTGTGGATATGGTTCCTGTTTTCTTGTTACTTGCCGACCCAAAACACCTACGGTACTTGTTCTTCTCTTCCCTGAAAATGTAGATTGAACGGAATCCATCTCATCTTCACATGATGAAACAGCAGAGCCCTTACTTTGGGAGCTAAAACGGTCCCGTTCATGGCTATTTGAAGAGCTAGCACTTCTAGAAACTGTTGGAGACACAGACTGACGCCTTGTTCCAGACTCTATTCCATGCCCTGATGCAGGAGATGACCCACGCTTTGAGACAGGAGATAATCCACGTCTTGATGCAGGAGATGACCCTCTTGTGCTCGATGTTGGACGATCACTTATAGATGTACGAAGATTTGGAGGTGGCTCTGCTGCAAATTCAGGATTATTTGAGTGCCAAGACTGCAACTTAGGGGAGGAAGAGCTACCACGGATTGCTTTCCCTGATGATGATCCACCTTTTGCTACTACACTACCTGAACCAATGCTAGATCTCCTAAGTGTTGGAGTAGTTGACCTTATAGGTGGTGTGGAAGGCTTGGAAGTGGCTGTAGAGACCCTCACAGAAGGTGTTAATGACCGCAGAGTGGGACTCACACTTGCACTTGGGCCTGGAGATGCCCTACGTTTTGAGTATGTATTAACACTGCTTGAACCAGGTGATGGGCTTGATCGCCGTGGACTAGCACTACTTCGACCAGCCCTAGAACTACTTTCGCTCTGAAACAGAAAAAAAAGTAATCTGATAAGAGCTAAATGGCAAAGCACATTTCAATATAACAAACAAAAAAGCCCCTATCAACCAATGGGCTACTCATCAAACAACTTGCCCAGCTATTATTAAATTTGTAAAAGGTAAAAGCTTCTTCTAAGACTGCAACAATACAACATAACAATCTCTCACTCAATAATAGACACCATCTTTGAGTGTTAAAAAGTAATACATGTTGCTAATTATCGACACATTAAAAAGAATGTTTCTATTCTCCCTTTCCCTATAATAGCCATCATGCTTCTATCTTTGATGTTGATATCCCATTAATTACCAAATTCCCTAATATTGCATATTCCAAAACACTCACCCTCAATGGTCCTGGTATGCGAATTGGTTGACTTTGAGGTCGGCCTCTCTGTGAAATGCTGACAGGTGAAGTCCTCTCATCCAATGATGGAAATAGAGGCGTGTCTGGAGGAGTCAGGAGCCTGTATTCATATTGCAAAAATAACATACTGATTATTGAAAGGCAACTTGTCAGTTAAGAAATCATCGTCAAAGCCAAATAACACTTTCTGTAGCCAAGTATTTGAAATTTCATGATTAAAAACCCATGTCTATCAGGCCATCAGTTGTGTCATAGATgctctgattgaaggaaatgttaaaAAGGGGACTTGTTCAAAAACCCTTGGAGATTATCAAGCAGATGCAACTGGTAGATGTGCTTTCGGCAATGTTCCCCCATCCAACACAAATTTGTAGTGAGTGATATACTCTTTCCAGCATTTCAAATAATAAAAAAGTGTTTGTGGTGAAAATTAAGCCATAAACACAAGTCTGCCGTAATTGTATGGGATGAAACCATTTATAACTTCCAAAGCAGACACCCGGTTACCAGTTGCAACTCCAGTCTCTATAAAATTTCATGCATTAGAGGGGTTCAAAGCTCAGATTGGATAAGCATGTCGTATAAGGTGTCCTTGGAGACAAAAATCAGAAAGCTATATTTTTGGCAGgaaaaaatgtattttttaatACTATCCTGTTCTTGAAAAGTGTCTGTTATTTGACTGGGAATATGATGTCATCCTAAGAAAAGGGAAAGAGCACTAATGTATTTTGAAAATTGAAGGAACATAAAGCTACTTCATTATTACTATTTTGCTGAGAATTGGAGGATCCCAAACGATAAAAGCTCCATTTACTTGCGCGAAACAAAAACCATAGCCATCAGCattatttaaaagtttataataTCTTTTCTTTAAATCATGTCAATGTCTGTGGCGTACTTGGCCTACAAACTGATTAACTACAGAAAAGATAAGAATTTCTCTTTTTACAGACATATACCCTCCTTTTCACCTCTAAATGGCCTTACAAtttcatgagaataatctattttACAACAGTATGTCCATATTTTTCTCAAGCCCATTGACGAGTTTTTCGTTGTTTTTTTCATAGAATCGCCTATGGCTTATTATGTACACCCAGTTCAGAACTTAAAGTGATTACGGCTAGGCTAATTTGTGAAAAGAATCGACCTAGTTTTCAAAGTCCAATAGTGTGGGATTAAATTTAAAAGCGTTTGTCATACTTAGATTGAATGTGAAAAGAAGTGAAGGGATGACTGTAACTGGATTGCAACCCATTGCCCGCACCTCTATAGAATCCTGGCTAATATGTCAGTTGCAAATAAAAAATAGAATTCACTACAGTGGTTGCATTTGTCCAGCAACGGGAAATGGCGAACCTTTATCATCTCAAGGGACAATGTTTACAAACCCTCGACATCTATCGAGTTCTGTAATCCTTTCTTTTGTGGGATAGTTTTAGAAATCGTCAGcttcatgttttcaaaaaaaatcaaaataaggaTGGTTATAAGCCATATACTTACTCAGACCTATGCCAAAGTTCgattttttcacaaactttgagcaacCAAAGAAAAGGGTACTGGTGTTTTGCAAAACGACATAAGCCCAAATATAAGAGAGAGACTAACCAGTCATAATCATTTTTGTCAGCATCATTGTTCATCAAATCATTACTCTCTCGGTTAACAGGAGTTGAGATACTAAGTCTGAAGTCTGATAAGCCCCTCAATTTCAAAGCTGCATCCATACCATCATGATGTTAATTCTCAATTCTAAAATACTACATTTCTCTACAAACGACATCATTCACTATCCAACAACCCAAAAAATACAGAAGGAGATAAGAGGGGTCCGAAACTACATATGGATTCATCACTGTCATCTCCGGAATGATGCAAGAAATTgtccttttcttttgtttgcatATCCTGGAATAATGCAAGCTCATCTTCCTGATCCCTGTCGTTTAGTGCACTCTCCACACTTCGCCCCCTTCTATGTCTTTCCCTCACAGGCGAACGCCTCAAAACTGGGGGAGGAGCCATTTTCTCCACTCTTTTGCAAGTCACAAATCAGCTGGACGAAGAATTTCCCAAATCCATTTCATATGTTCTAACTAGAAATCATTGCCCTGATTCGTGGTTTTCCTGCACACCCTGGATAGAAACTAAACCCTGTCGATCGGAAACGTCCTCAAAAATTGCAAATGTATAAATCAGCTGGATGTAACCGGAGGAAGCTCAATAATGCCCTCTCACACCAATCAACCAATATGATTTCCAACAAACGCCGAATCCTAAAACTGCCCCATTTTCCAAAATGCCGGGTAAACTGTCCATTCAGAAGATGCCCAATTTATTACCTCAacattgtgaatcaccatagaattTCCGGAGCTCAAAACTTAGCAGTATAGGACTACCAACATTCCGAAACTGCTGAGAATCCAGATTTGATGTCCCGAAACCTGCCAGTGAACACTGAAATTAGCGGAATGTTACCTAAACACTCTCACAGACAAGCCTAAAACTGTCAATCGACTTGATATCCATACATTGGAATGAAAACCGATGAACCCCAAAACTGCCAATCCGGTCGAATTGTGAGCCTAAAACTGTCTACCTAAAATGCCGTTGAATACACCCACATACAGATATAGCCTTGAACTAAAAACTCCTGCAGCCGCCTTGTCATCTGGTATGTAACCCAACCGACCTGTTTTCTTTCCTGTGCACAGCTGTAAGCATATATTCCTCCAGATGGTCTTTGATTCTCATTCCACTCATCTCTTTTTCCCTTTGCATAAGTCCTGCCCACCTTGAGCTCAATAAAATATTTCAACAGTGCAATTGTATAAGCAGATCTGGGACAATCTACCCCGCTCAAAGCTTGAAAATCTAGATCCGAGCAGATCAAAGGCCAAGCTTTCATCTTttacatctccatctctatcttccccAAAACTCCAGTCCTCGCTTCCTTTTCCTTTAGCCTTGCCGAGCTGTCTACCACAATTTTCGCCCTTTTAGTAAAGAAAGAGTGAGAATCCATTATCCTGGCAGCTGTATAAGCATTTTAGCTATTTCTTGACTTACCCAACTAAACCGACCTTGAGTAGGAAGCTCCGAAGCAGGCAGCCAGCAAGCTTTTGGAGTAATCGTAAGTCGAGAGTACCAACAAATGCAAGCATTCATATATTGATCGCTCGTTTAAAGTGCGAGTTTCACTACCATTTCAGTGTACCAAATGGGTGCCAAGAGGACTAGAAAAAGAGAATATGTTTATTTTGTTTTGGAAGCTGGATATGCTGAATAAACAACGCCACATTATTCAGTGTCTTGCTTTAACTGTCCTGCAGTCTACATCGAAATTAATTATATGACACGTTAAAAGTTGGCACTTTGATTGGCCTCTTTGAGAAGCAATTTTAGTCAAGACAAGATTACAAGGGGAATATCAAGGGAATAAAATCATTTTCTATTACTGATATTTGTAATTAAATGAATATTGGAAAATTATATGAAAGAGACaataaatttatatttggaagttatcATTAAAACAAATATTGATGTTGTGTGAAATTTGATTATTTAGGTCAAAAATAGATGTTTTTGGTTTACTTTCAATTTTGGATTTCACATAGCTAAAAAAATTCATGTGGATAAAATTGGTATCTCTTGAGAATTTGGGCTCCATGTTGATCAGATTTGCATATCTCAAAGAATAAAATCATTTTCCACATAAATGTAGGGTGATTGAATAAATGTAAATAATAACCACGTAATTAATTTAAATTAGAGATTCAATGTTtgtaattaaatgaaaaaatagaaGTTAAGTGAGAGGGATAATAAATTTAGATTTGGAAGTTGTTATGGTACAAAATAAATGTTGATGTCATGTGAAATCTAATTATTTAAACACACAAAATAAGATTTTTTTGGCCTACTTTCAACTTTGGGTTTTATAGTTGTATAAATTTGTGTAGATCAAATTTGCATCTCTCGAGGTCAATCTCAAGTAGCTCAAGATTGACCTAATTTGCAAGATAAGTTTAGCTAATTATGGACCCTTACAACATGTGTCACCTCAATTTCTAATATTTAGAGATGAGTAAGAACAATTGCTATTTAGAAATATCTTAGAGATATTGTTGAATTGTGAGGGTCCATGTTGAATTGTGAGGGTCCAAGTTTCCTCAATCAACCCCCTTATGAACCAACTTTACAACCTTGGGCAAATGTTTGAAGACACCATTCTCAAGCATATAATTGTATTATATGTAGATATCAATGCAATGCATTCCTTAGTAGAGCTCAAAATCAATGTTCCTAGAATGATTTCTCTATATAGTTTGCTTGATTTTTGAATTATTCTTGGATCATGACAAATATCTTTAAATCCTAATCAATGACAAGAAGTTGTGCAAACATTTATCAATTCAACAACTAGTGAAAAGGGTGAAAGATGATAATTTGAATTTTGGATCAATCTCAAGCAACTCAAATTGAACCCAAATATTACATGGTTGGCTTTGGGACAAGGAACTACGGATCCCCAAGATGCAGCTTAAATGTATGGACATGTGTTTAATAGTAGATGCAATAAATGGCTAATGATGATGAATATGTGGGAATGGGTGTAATTAGGGATGTCATAAATGAAAGGAAGCAAGGTATGTGAAAATGCTTCCTACATTACTATTCTAAGGAGAGCattattcaaattttatttttttaagaatcACAAAAAGTATAAACACATTTAAAAGCATAAACTAAATAATATATACCATAATATAGATGTGCATGGGGAAAACGTTTTTAGGAGAAAAAACCTGCACTCTAAAGTAGCTCAATCTATTATTTAATGAACCATAGTTACTTACAATAGGCTTGCAGAGCAAACtttcacaagagtatcaccaaccaaagatctACATGAATTCTTATAACTTATCTCAAGTGCataatatataggagatataaaATTTAAAACCATCAAATGGTTACTAGAAATCCATAAGCTAAAACAAACCAAAATGTGTCACCCAAATTATACCTTGATAAAATATGTCATATGATGTGTTATAACACATAGCATATGTTGTCCAACAAGTTTACTCCCCTTTACATCTCATTTATGCATCAAAAAACTTTTTTATATTTCCTTTGTAAATTTTTGGAGGTCATAACTTATATTCTGATGAGTTGATTGGGCTCCTTGTTTCAACTTGAAGTACAATGAGATATAAGTAATGTTGAACAACTAAGGATCTTTATTTTAGCTAAAAACAACTCTATAGCCCataaattattttttcatttgatattttaaaaatcACTTTTTGTAATCTTAAAATTAAGAGTAAGATTTGAAACACCTTTCTCAACATTATCTCACTTGTCGAATGCCTTGCAAGAGAAAAGGAT contains these protein-coding regions:
- the LOC131076833 gene encoding uncharacterized protein LOC131076833, which produces MAPPPVLRRSPVRERHRRGRSVESALNDRDQEDELALFQDMQTKEKDNFLHHSGDDSDESISLKLRGLSDFRLSISTPVNRESNDLMNNDADKNDYDWLLTPPDTPLFPSLDERTSPVSISQRGRPQSQPIRIPGPLRSESSSRAGRSSASPRRSSPSPGSSSVNTYSKRRASPGPSASVSPTLRSLTPSVRVSTATSKPSTPPIRSTTPTLRRSSIGSGSVVAKGGSSSGKAIRGSSSSPKLQSWHSNNPEFAAEPPPNLRTSISDRPTSSTRGSSPASRRGLSPVSKRGSSPASGHGIESGTRRQSVSPTVSRSASSSNSHERDRFSSQSKGSAVSSCEDEMDSVQSTFSGKRRTSTVGVLGRQVTRKQEPYPHSKIQSFSNRSTRSTAMANISMSSAPKRSFDSAGRQTDVRRNSQSMFRPLLSSAPATSFYANKASSIQRRTYSMNSSMTTSSNASSEHGASVMPDIEGSEHDQDDAGSEWEKSSFPHVQEDVLVVDKIEVKHTDSKTRSPGIDGQQEDGPDHDVTGSISVTTDIHLDAHKDYSFSEMKSSDLDYWKNGKVVVDMKVKSLPNVINNGLSDCNHNDAIGSTILNDHVAGMVNAKVGESDSHRNEFARNIVDDSADGTFVDIQVDVPGKNSILKRDNNGTRRYLQASLLSDLDTGTVQKFNCTSGQESSIPKSAEKQDAEIGPFPSKQAENIEPRYLEESNLIESVGKIENQIFPNNFTEAKQQESVSKLIGEEGTKKAGIRDDLRCITGIHLQDTHGKVSLESKGELSRVSSVSMNCLSRANSCKWPVVHSKVVNTADLREEGLRLRRSLNDLKSIRCEENASTSQSSDACSKQSEIRLIRQMSVRKLEIDNPAMSSNTKVPSGMTNSAMRVQNDTFQIPDHGENAATEVGDSFIDVFESSSWMQSRALEHTTSAPSEEPGRRHQSGTPESITRNNFIESVSISQNNPLLTEMDSNINENLVLKITTEGQCCPSDIVSNMETQDWQDVCTENCENSCSCSEQLGEDGIVDKKQAEAQGHEQDRKTADNDCCVQFSSDLVVPNEQNIAEGGCFNNLNDTDKCCQNEVTASHTEQNSIEIPTEPSFPSTSEENGQSQDMFPNHPQADGSKEESTHVSQEENNIKADAPRGLSRSLTLEEATDTILFCSSIVHSLVYKAATIAMEKENCSSTEVLRPMVTIVGKTETDHRNSCARASGRRTSKFHKIKSRQTAAHLQAPSCNIETNLKNQEPVMHVVTNPESADTLKPPTINSKCNCTIM